GGCTGCGGTTTACCGACCTCAAAGGCACCATCCACGAATTTCTCCGGCAGATGTTTGGCGATTTGCCCCTGCGGTTTCGCCCCAGCTACTTCCCCTTCACCGAACCTTCGGCAGAGGTAGACATCCAGTGGCAGGGCGACTGGTTGGAAGTGCTAGGCTGCGGCATGGTTGACCCCAACGTATTGGAAACCGTCGGTTACGACTCGGAGAAATATACGGGATTTGCCCTGGGATTGGGGGTAGAACGGTTTGCCATGGTTTTGCACCAGTTAGATGATATCCGCCGTTTGTACAGCAGCGATTTGCGGTTTCTCAATCAGTTCTAGGCATGAATTTTTGGGAGGGTTACAATCGCATTGAAAAGAGTTTTCCAAAACCCTCCCATTTTTAAGAAGGAATTCTGGTTGCATGTTAGAAGAACAAAACGCGCCCCAACCCGCCAAACCCCAATACAATGGCGTTTTTATTTTAATTGCAATTAATTTAATTTTATTTGTGCTGGATGAAATTCTCCAAATTGGGCTGATGCGGAATTTATACCTCAATCACGCTCGCCCCCAATGGTATCAGTTCGTTACGTCTATGTTTTGCCATGCCAACTGGGCGCATATTTCGGGGAATCTCTTCTTTTTGTATATTTTTGGCAAGTTGGTGGAAGAGGAAGAGGGTTTGACGGGGATTTTGGGTAGCTATCTGATTTGCGGGTTGGGTGCCAATTTGGTGAGTTGGTGGTTGCAGCCGAATATTGTTTCGTTGGGGGCTTCGGGTGCGGTTTTTGGCTTGTTTACGGTTAGTATTTTGCTGAAATTAAGCTGGAACTGGCGCAATCTGCTAGAAATTTTGATTCTCGGTCAGTTTGTTCTGCAGCGGGTGTTGTTTGAAATTCAGAATTTGGGAGAGGGGGGCCAGATCAATCGTGTTGCCCACCTCAGCGGTGCTTTGGTGGGCGTGGTGTTGGTTTTGTTGTTGATGCGTTTTTCTAGTTCTTCCAAGCGTAACTAGGCTCGCTCGACATCAAACTATGATATGCGCTTCTCTAAATACTGCCCTACCATTTGCTGTTCGCCGGCGCGGGAAATAATGGTTTGCCGGGTGCGGTATTTGTGGGAAATTTGCTTGATTTCTTCTTCAAAGACTGAGCCTTGATATTCGGTTTTCAGGCATAAGGTATTGGGTTGCAGGAAATAGAAGGTGGCGGTGACGGGTTTGGAGGTAGCAAAACCGCGATCGCGATAGAGAATATTGCCCGCAGCGCCGAAAATGGTAGAACCGGAGGAAGCTTTGCGACCGGAAAGGGTATAGTTGCTCTCCCAAGCAATTTCTGCCCCACAAACCAATTCCTGAGGATTTTCCAGTTGGTGTAGTTGGGCAAGCTGTTGCAGTTGGGGGGCACCTGCTTCTAAAAACCGTACGGTAATTTTACTGGCTACCTCTTGCACTTGCCCATCTGGCAAAGTGTAGTAGCGTCGCTGGGAATACCATTGACCCTGGGATTGACGGAAAAAATCAGCAATCTGCTGTTCGTTGGCTCTCTTGGTGGATTGAACCGTTGCACTCATTTACAAAAAGCCTCGCGCTATCAACAGGGCAAAACGCAACCATCGTCCAGCCCTTTGCTTGAAATTGTAACATTACTTAATATTAAGCAACATTACTTATTTCCATGGGAAGCGATCGCTTTTCAAAATTCCGTAGTCAAATTTACCGCATGAATCGGGAGCTTGAAAGCCCTGACTTTTTACGCGCAGGGATGAAAAAGAACCCGTGCGGCGGTCGCCGCCGTTACAATCAAGTTGAGGTGCTAAAATCTAAAAAAGCAGGCGAAATTTTTTTAATCTATGTTCGTACATCATGTTGACTCTCAGCTACGAGTTTAAACTCAAATGCTTCGACCGGCTCAGCACAAGCCGACATGTCACCAGGCTCAAACGATGGAGTCGTGGTGGGAAATCTATCGGCAAGTTGGGAATAATGGGCTGAGAGAACGCCAAGATGGGGTCAAATCCCGAAAATCGCCTGTCAACACCTGTCGCCAAATTATACGAACATGTAACCAAATCTCGAAAAGACTTTTTCTTGAAGTGGGCTCACTATTTGTGTAACCAAGCTGACAGCATTTTTGCCGAGGCGTTGAATCTGAAAGCACTGGGGCGAAGTCGGTTAGCCAAATATTGTCTCGATACGGCTTGGGGCGAGTTTCTATGCTTCGGCGTAGCTCAGCACAAGTCCATTTTGTCTTGGGTCTGTTTGAAGCGTGGTAAATATGAAGCCTGCAGTAGAGGCCAAACAGACCAGTCAAATTTGTCCCCATTCTGGTGTCCATACGGGGAAAAAGCCGCTTTCTCAAAGAACCCATTCCTGCTCCCACTGCGGCAGGGGAACCCATCGAGACGTGGCAGCAGCACAAGTGGTTTGGAATCGAGCTGTCGCAAGTACGTCCACCACAGGGCGGAAAAATGCTCGTTGAGGGGAATGTTGCCGGGGATGGGTTACATAGCGAATCTCTTCACAGGCACACCCGATGAAGTGAGAATCTCATGAATTCTATTCGTGAGAGTGTCAACTCTGCACCCAATTGCCCAAATCCATTTTTTCCGAAGCGAGCGAGCCCTAACCACCAGCAAACCACCAACAAACAGGCGTATTTGGGTATAGAAAACCCCAACGCAAGTTTTTCAGTGTCGTTTTTCCTTTCCTGCGAGTAGATTTTCCCCGCCATTTCCAGCAACAGTAACGGCGCTGTTGGGCATCAATCCTGCTTTTTGACAGCTACAGGGAAATTTTTAGAAATATTTCAACTTATATCGCTATTTATTCCAAAAATTTTCAACTTTTGCCCAACAATCTTCATGGCCCCATTTTCAGCCCCTGGAACCGCCAATGTCAGCTATGACCAGCTTTTGACAGCGCGCCCCTATGCAAAAAACCAGCTGCCACCCCAAAAGCAACCACCGGAGACCATCGAGTTTTTGCGGTATAAAATACAACTTTAGATTTTTTTGTAAAAGTTAAATAAACCCGAAATTTTGGAGATGTTTTTGCATTTGTTTTTAGTATAGAGAGGGAAGAAAATCTCAGGAGGGCTGTTCGCAGCAATTTATGGATTCGTTACAAGTTCAAGTAACCAATTTAAGTCGAAAAGTAGACGCGCTCTACCAAATTACCGAGCAACTCTCACAGCAGATGTCGGAAATTTTGGCCGAGCGCCCGTCTCACCAACATGCAAGCGTACAAGCGACGCCAAACACGCAAATTTCCACCGTGGAAGAACCGGCTACCCAACAATCCGCCAGAAACAGTTCCACCCACCTATTCGATGAGTATAAAGACATCCTCCTAGAGGAAACCAGCGATTTAGAAGGTGGCTACCATCAAGGAGATCGTGCCATTACCCCAGAAATCCAAGTACAGCGTTTAACAGCTCAACTAACGGCAGCCTACAACCGCATTGCCGTTCTGGAAGAGCAGTTGCTCTCTTTGCGACATCATTCCTAATGCTGGCGGGAAAATCGTGCAGCTAGAGATTCGATCGCGTGTAGCAAATCCGATTGGTTCCATCCCCGATACAGATGGGCTGCTGCTGCACAACCGCCAGCCCCCATTCCCTCTTTTACATATCCCAACTCGTAAGCCCGCAGCTGCGGGTAAGCGGAACCAGCAAAACTCAGCTGGCTGGCGAGTAAAGGTACACCACCAAGCATTTGGGCCAGCCCCACCGTATCCGCACTGGCATCGGCTACCACCCAGCGTGTTGTGCCCACGACTACCTGTTCTGGTTCCCACTCTATATTCTCAACATCTGCGATCGCACTGGCTAACGCATACACGGCCAGCATTTGCGTGCCACCGGCTAACAACACGCCACTGGTGCGACTAGCCGCCAGTGCCATCCCTGCCACCGCAATTTGCATGGGATCGCCCACCGACGCCACAATCTCCCAAGGCGAACCCGCATCCAACGCCATCCCCCATTTTTCTTGGGCGGCTGCCAACCCCCGACGGACCACCATTTCTTTTTGACTGTGGTTGCAGGTGGGATGGCTGCTGTTGATTTTGCCGTAGGCTGCTTTCCCCAAAGCACTCAAAATTGCTAAAGCGGTGGTCGTACCGCCAACAACACACTCGCCAAGGAGCAAATAGCTATGTTGGGCGGCGAGTTTGCTTCCCCATTGCCATCCTTGGTGGAATAGATGGCGCACAGTTGACATTTCCATGGCTTGAGCGGTGGTGAGACAGCGAGCTGCTTTCCCATTGAGAGAAATATGGGGAACGGGTAGAGGTTGGGGCAAGCCTGCATCAAATAAGTACAACGGCAACGACAACTGTTCTACTACTGCCCGAGAGATCAATACCGGCGAGGCACCTGCTGCCAGGGGGGGTAGCGGAAACTGCGGTACTGGATTGGGACCGTGGTAAAGAAATTCCGCATCGGCAAGGGCTGTATATTTTCGATCTTCTGGGGTGGCACCGGCCGCGGAAATCCCTTCAATCAATCCCGTGTCGGTAAATCCCAAAACGCATGCAAAGGCAGGTTGCTTGTCTGCATAGCGATGCAGCCACTGTTGCCCTTGCGCCATGCTGGTATGAACTCGGATCGAATCAAAAAATTGGGCCATCTCAATTCCACTATAGAGCCAGGGATAAATTGTAAATTTCTCTCAAAAAGCCAGTTCTGGAAGCACGGTTGTCCAATGCGATCGCCAACAACTCTTAAAAATTTGTAATGAATTTTCTCAGCAAATCGGACTAACGTAGCGTAGTAGTAGGGGCAATAGCTTCCCCGACACCTGCCAAAGGGGGTTCGCCCTCCCCATAGCTTTTTGGATCAACCGTAGCTCGTCGTCCACCTATAAAGTAGAGAAATTTAACATGACTTGTAACCTAGCAGCTCAATTACGTGAAGGCACTAAGAAATCCCATACTATGGCAGAAAACGTGGGATTTGTCAAATGTTTCTTAAAAGGTGTCGTTGAAAAAAATTCCTATCGCAAGTTGGTGGCGAACCTGTATTTTGTCTACGCCGCCATGGAAGAAGAGTTCCAACGCCATCAAAATCATCCCATTGTCTCCCAAATTTACTATCCCGAACTCAACCGCAAAGAAAGCCTAGAAGAAGACTTAAGCTTCTACTACGGTTCCAATTGGCAAGAAGAGGTCAAACCTTCTAAAGCCGCCCAAGAATACATAGCCCGCATTCGGGAAGTTTCCCAGCAAGACCCGGAACTGCTCATTGCCCACGCCTATACCCGCTACCTAGGCGATCTGTCTGGGGGGCAAATTCTGAAGAAAATGGCCATGCGCGGTATGAATCTATCCGACGGTCAGGGCACGTCTTTCTATGAGTTTGACCAAATCGAAGATGAGAAGGCGTTTAAGGCGACCTACCGCAACGCGATGGATAGTTTGCCCTTCGACCAAAGTCAGGTAGACAAGGTGGTGGATGAAGCCAATTATGCCTTCAAACTGAATATGAATCTGTTTAAAGAATTGGAAGGCAATTTGGTGAAAGCCATCGGGCAAATGCTGTTCAATACCATTACCCGCCGCCGTTCCCGCGGCAGCACCGAATTTGCTACTGCTGAGTAGTTCCCTTTAGTAAAAACGCTTGCACTGAAAGACGGGAGCTTGAAAGCCCTGCCTCTTTTCCCACAGGGAGGAAAAGCGACCTGTGCGGCGATCGCCGCCGTCAAAAATGTGCTACAATAACATTCGTCGCGAATCCATCTAGGCACACCCAAGGGAGGGGGAGGGGGAATCTCATGAATGGAATTCGTGAGAGGGTCAATGCTACCATCTAAGTAATGAAAGGCCACGCAACCGCTACGGATTGCGTGGCAAATTGTATTATCTCTTGCTCGTTATGACTTCTTCGGCGATCGCTTCCCCAACGCCAACCAACTATCCCGTGGTGGAAACCTTTGCCTCTATCCAAGGGGAGGGAGCATTTAGTGGTACCAGCGCCTTTTTTATTCGTTTGGGCGGCTGTGATGTGGGTTGTTGGTTTTGCGATACCAAAGAATCTTGGAATCCCAAACGCCACCCGCAGATGGCTGCTGGAGATTTGGTACGAGATGCGGTGGCGGCAAAACCGGCGATTGTGGTGGTGACGGGTGGGGAACCGCTGATGCACGATCTGTTGCCACTGACCCATTCGTTGCGCCAAGCCGGATTGCCGGTGCATTTGGAAACATCCGGTGCCCATCCCTTTACTGGGAGTTTTGATTGGGTAACGCTCTCGCCGAAACGGTTTAAACCGCCAGTTGGGGAAATTTATCCCCACGTCAGCGAATTGAAAGTGGTGGTTGCCGGTTGTGAAGATTTAGAATGGGCCGAACAA
This Geitlerinema sp. PCC 9228 DNA region includes the following protein-coding sequences:
- the cobT gene encoding nicotinate mononucleotide-dependent phosphoribosyltransferase CobT — protein: MAQFFDSIRVHTSMAQGQQWLHRYADKQPAFACVLGFTDTGLIEGISAAGATPEDRKYTALADAEFLYHGPNPVPQFPLPPLAAGASPVLISRAVVEQLSLPLYLFDAGLPQPLPVPHISLNGKAARCLTTAQAMEMSTVRHLFHQGWQWGSKLAAQHSYLLLGECVVGGTTTALAILSALGKAAYGKINSSHPTCNHSQKEMVVRRGLAAAQEKWGMALDAGSPWEIVASVGDPMQIAVAGMALAASRTSGVLLAGGTQMLAVYALASAIADVENIEWEPEQVVVGTTRWVVADASADTVGLAQMLGGVPLLASQLSFAGSAYPQLRAYELGYVKEGMGAGGCAAAAHLYRGWNQSDLLHAIESLAARFSRQH
- a CDS encoding 7-carboxy-7-deazaguanine synthase QueE; the protein is MTSSAIASPTPTNYPVVETFASIQGEGAFSGTSAFFIRLGGCDVGCWFCDTKESWNPKRHPQMAAGDLVRDAVAAKPAIVVVTGGEPLMHDLLPLTHSLRQAGLPVHLETSGAHPFTGSFDWVTLSPKRFKPPVGEIYPHVSELKVVVAGCEDLEWAEQEAAKVNKSTRLYLQPEWETSGSEQLVFDYVLEHPQWRVSLQIHKFLQVR
- a CDS encoding heme oxygenase (biliverdin-producing): MTCNLAAQLREGTKKSHTMAENVGFVKCFLKGVVEKNSYRKLVANLYFVYAAMEEEFQRHQNHPIVSQIYYPELNRKESLEEDLSFYYGSNWQEEVKPSKAAQEYIARIREVSQQDPELLIAHAYTRYLGDLSGGQILKKMAMRGMNLSDGQGTSFYEFDQIEDEKAFKATYRNAMDSLPFDQSQVDKVVDEANYAFKLNMNLFKELEGNLVKAIGQMLFNTITRRRSRGSTEFATAE
- a CDS encoding rhomboid family intramembrane serine protease, encoding MLEEQNAPQPAKPQYNGVFILIAINLILFVLDEILQIGLMRNLYLNHARPQWYQFVTSMFCHANWAHISGNLFFLYIFGKLVEEEEGLTGILGSYLICGLGANLVSWWLQPNIVSLGASGAVFGLFTVSILLKLSWNWRNLLEILILGQFVLQRVLFEIQNLGEGGQINRVAHLSGALVGVVLVLLLMRFSSSSKRN
- a CDS encoding phycobiliprotein lyase, translating into MSATVQSTKRANEQQIADFFRQSQGQWYSQRRYYTLPDGQVQEVASKITVRFLEAGAPQLQQLAQLHQLENPQELVCGAEIAWESNYTLSGRKASSGSTIFGAAGNILYRDRGFATSKPVTATFYFLQPNTLCLKTEYQGSVFEEEIKQISHKYRTRQTIISRAGEQQMVGQYLEKRIS
- a CDS encoding zinc ribbon domain-containing protein; the protein is MKPAVEAKQTSQICPHSGVHTGKKPLSQRTHSCSHCGRGTHRDVAAAQVVWNRAVASTSTTGRKNAR